The Corynebacterium vitaeruminis DSM 20294 genome window below encodes:
- a CDS encoding IS256 family transposase — MTHHQSALSTLITEVLGDPDTAGDILRRMLEAAMQDAINAEDAAHIGADRYERNQERTTTRNGTRPKTVATPAGELDLAIPKMRKGSFFPSLLNPRKRIDKALYAVICQAWIDGVSTRKVDEIVKALGNDHGISRSSVSRICKDLDEVVAEFTDRPLDHTWFPYLWLDATYLDVRYHGRVVSRALVVATGVSAQGRREILGMALGDAETADFWTEFLRSLRARGLAVSGPSNPLGVALVVSDAHSGLKAAVKAILPGASWQRCRVHFARNVTQKLGSRNSKPVNALIGAIFAQTDTASTMGQHRLVADSLTTSYPEITAMLDEAEADLTAFASFPREHWQKIWSNNPIERLNREIKRRADVVQVFPDNASVTRLIGAVLQEQHEEWQYGERRYLSESSMTKLASMLQPPINASSTMLPLTA; from the coding sequence ATGACTCACCACCAGTCTGCCCTATCCACACTCATCACGGAAGTCCTGGGTGATCCAGACACCGCCGGTGACATCCTGCGCCGCATGCTCGAAGCAGCAATGCAAGACGCCATCAACGCCGAAGACGCCGCCCACATCGGTGCCGACCGCTACGAACGCAACCAGGAGCGCACCACCACCCGCAACGGCACCCGTCCTAAAACGGTGGCCACCCCAGCCGGCGAACTCGACCTGGCGATCCCGAAGATGCGGAAAGGATCGTTTTTCCCCTCCCTGCTCAACCCCCGTAAACGCATCGACAAAGCCCTCTACGCGGTGATCTGCCAGGCCTGGATCGACGGGGTCTCCACCCGCAAAGTCGACGAGATCGTCAAAGCCCTCGGCAATGACCACGGCATCAGCCGATCCAGCGTGTCCCGGATCTGCAAGGACCTTGACGAGGTCGTCGCAGAATTCACCGACCGGCCACTGGATCACACCTGGTTTCCCTACCTCTGGTTGGATGCGACCTACCTCGATGTCCGCTACCACGGTCGTGTTGTCTCCCGTGCCCTGGTCGTGGCCACCGGGGTCTCTGCCCAGGGCCGCCGTGAAATCCTCGGCATGGCACTCGGGGACGCGGAAACCGCCGACTTCTGGACCGAGTTCCTCCGTAGCCTGCGTGCCCGTGGACTGGCGGTATCTGGCCCATCGAACCCCCTTGGAGTTGCCCTGGTGGTCAGTGATGCCCACAGTGGACTCAAAGCCGCCGTCAAAGCGATCCTGCCGGGGGCGAGTTGGCAACGCTGCCGGGTGCATTTTGCCCGCAACGTCACCCAGAAACTCGGCTCACGCAACTCCAAACCCGTCAACGCCTTGATCGGCGCGATCTTCGCCCAAACCGATACAGCATCCACCATGGGCCAGCACCGGCTGGTCGCCGACAGTCTCACCACCTCATACCCGGAGATCACCGCGATGTTAGACGAGGCCGAAGCAGACCTGACAGCGTTCGCGTCTTTTCCCCGGGAGCACTGGCAAAAGATCTGGTCGAATAACCCGATCGAGCGGCTCAACCGGGAAATCAAACGCCGTGCCGATGTCGTCCAGGTCTTTCCCGACAACGCCAGCGTCACCCGGCTGATTGGGGCGGTATTGCAAGAACAGCATGAGGAATGGCAGTACGGGGAACGCCGCTACCTGTCGGAGTCATCGATGACGAAGCTGGCGAGCATGCTCCAACCACCGATCAACGCATCATCAACGATGCTGCCACTGACTGCCTAG
- a CDS encoding GH25 family lysozyme: MTSMPIESDMFVTSPYGPRAGGVHQGTDFGATGGSANRAVYAIRAGTVIHAGAASGYGGPDPAGWIVIDHPAEVGGGTSEYGHIIREVSVGDRVEEGQRIGRINPDWATNGGVAPHVHVSWMPREYDPSAKRDPMTVLDGASYPDQKRKDPTPMTEPIFGIDVASYQAGIDMAQVAAEGFAFAVVKQTQGSWYLNPARNQQLDGAIAAGLEVVQYHFMEAGDAQAQIAYIKAHHRPGIPIALDWEKYKADTGMEIAPWETVRAVRDGLAGFAPSVGLYLNPEDHRAHAGGADLSDWDWVWKAAYPYDRRGYASVLYDLAPDWGWGAVGNHTPEIWQFTSTATVAGLSEVDANAFRGTREQLHQLLYKAATLEEGFTMADIQEIKDYIDLRLTGPVGSDVKDIRQQLTGGRDAGEYPGWPQLGQDAQGRDLTLVDAVAALRVQMTEVAREQQEIKMLLKGTK, from the coding sequence ATGACCAGCATGCCTATCGAATCAGACATGTTTGTCACCAGCCCATACGGCCCGCGCGCCGGAGGTGTCCACCAGGGAACCGACTTCGGGGCTACGGGTGGATCAGCGAACCGTGCGGTCTACGCCATCCGTGCTGGCACGGTCATTCACGCTGGTGCCGCGAGCGGATACGGTGGCCCTGACCCCGCGGGCTGGATCGTTATCGACCACCCAGCAGAGGTCGGCGGTGGCACAAGCGAGTACGGGCATATCATCCGCGAGGTCAGCGTTGGCGACCGTGTGGAAGAGGGGCAGCGGATCGGGAGGATCAACCCGGACTGGGCCACGAATGGGGGCGTAGCCCCGCATGTGCATGTGTCGTGGATGCCGCGGGAATATGACCCGTCAGCTAAGCGTGATCCGATGACCGTGCTAGATGGAGCGAGCTACCCAGATCAGAAACGAAAGGACCCAACGCCTATGACCGAACCTATCTTCGGTATTGATGTAGCCAGCTACCAGGCTGGAATCGATATGGCACAAGTCGCAGCAGAAGGATTTGCCTTCGCAGTTGTGAAGCAAACCCAAGGGTCGTGGTACCTGAATCCAGCCCGCAATCAGCAGCTCGATGGCGCTATCGCCGCGGGCCTGGAGGTGGTCCAGTATCACTTCATGGAGGCTGGTGATGCCCAGGCGCAGATCGCGTACATCAAGGCACATCATCGCCCGGGTATCCCCATTGCGCTCGACTGGGAGAAGTACAAGGCAGACACGGGGATGGAGATCGCCCCGTGGGAGACCGTCCGCGCCGTCCGTGATGGGCTTGCTGGATTTGCTCCTTCGGTTGGCTTGTACCTCAACCCCGAGGATCACCGTGCACATGCGGGCGGAGCTGATCTTTCTGATTGGGATTGGGTGTGGAAAGCCGCCTACCCATACGACCGCCGCGGGTACGCGAGCGTACTCTACGACCTCGCTCCTGACTGGGGGTGGGGCGCGGTCGGCAATCACACCCCGGAGATTTGGCAGTTCACGTCGACGGCGACGGTCGCTGGACTATCTGAGGTCGATGCGAACGCTTTCCGCGGGACACGCGAGCAGCTACATCAGCTTCTTTACAAGGCAGCCACTCTAGAGGAGGGATTCACTATGGCTGATATCCAGGAAATCAAGGACTACATCGACCTTCGGCTCACCGGCCCGGTGGGATCGGATGTCAAGGACATTCGTCAGCAGCTCACGGGTGGCCGTGACGCTGGCGAGTACCCGGGCTGGCCGCAGCTCGGTCAGGATGCCCAAGGGCGCGACCTCACGCTGGTCGATGCCGTGGCAGCACTCCGCGTCCAGATGACGGAGGTCGCGCGCGAGCAGCAGGAAATCAAGATGCTTTTGAAGGGAACCAAGTAA
- a CDS encoding phage gene 29 protein family protein: MTGIPLQSNTNPADPEEHALWALVGLPGPGSHAPLILPGAIMRQWSAHLFKAGFRHHPELQEIKYVPPSGETNWISGNAGRWAPIDEVLPPEVTAPAVDHLSLDEKRILLEKLREEIEPPALPYPGDLAREGTLGGEDA; the protein is encoded by the coding sequence ATGACAGGAATCCCACTGCAATCAAATACCAACCCAGCAGATCCAGAAGAGCATGCCCTGTGGGCGCTCGTGGGGCTTCCAGGCCCCGGGAGTCACGCGCCGCTCATCCTCCCCGGAGCGATCATGCGGCAGTGGTCGGCGCATCTTTTCAAGGCGGGCTTCCGACATCACCCGGAGCTCCAGGAGATCAAGTACGTACCGCCCTCCGGTGAGACCAACTGGATCTCCGGCAACGCCGGGCGGTGGGCGCCGATCGACGAAGTACTTCCGCCGGAGGTTACAGCGCCCGCGGTCGATCACCTTTCGCTCGATGAGAAGCGAATCCTGCTTGAGAAGCTGCGAGAAGAGATCGAACCTCCTGCGCTGCCTTACCCAGGCGACCTCGCGCGCGAGGGGACGTTAGGAGGCGAGGATGCCTGA